The Parabacteroides sp. AD58 genome includes a window with the following:
- a CDS encoding RluA family pseudouridine synthase codes for MNRRFSYQKTRQAGKAPRGRNITIEQETTLLPFLFDLLKEQSRSSVKALLGHGQILVNQEVTTQFDTPLKPGDVVTISYERGKVAFNNQLLNIVYEDDFVIVINKKEGLLSVATAKVRERTAYHILSDYLKKSDPRNKIFVLHRLDRETSGLMMFAKTRAVQEKMQANWNDMITERTYVAVVEGRPEKDSDLLTTNLKENAEARVYVVAEGGKEAITRYQVLRSNDKYTLLELNLETGRKNQIRAQMEYIGHPIAGDYKYGAETDPTGRLMLHAQRLYFIHPETGEEMRFDTRIPDSFKSLTSKN; via the coding sequence ATGAACAGACGCTTTAGCTACCAAAAAACGAGACAGGCGGGAAAAGCTCCGCGTGGAAGAAATATTACAATCGAGCAGGAAACGACATTGCTCCCATTCTTGTTTGATTTGTTGAAGGAACAAAGCCGGTCATCTGTAAAAGCTTTGTTAGGACATGGGCAGATATTGGTTAATCAGGAAGTGACAACGCAGTTTGATACTCCGCTTAAGCCGGGAGATGTTGTAACAATCAGTTATGAACGGGGGAAAGTAGCCTTTAATAATCAGCTGTTGAATATTGTTTATGAGGATGATTTTGTAATTGTCATCAATAAAAAGGAAGGCTTGCTTTCTGTTGCGACAGCCAAAGTGCGCGAACGTACGGCTTATCATATCTTAAGTGATTATTTGAAGAAGAGTGATCCCAGAAATAAAATATTTGTCTTGCATCGTTTGGACCGGGAAACTTCCGGACTGATGATGTTTGCGAAGACGCGTGCCGTACAGGAAAAGATGCAGGCAAACTGGAATGATATGATTACTGAGCGGACATATGTGGCTGTGGTGGAAGGACGTCCGGAGAAAGATTCGGATTTGCTGACTACTAATTTAAAGGAAAACGCTGAAGCTCGGGTTTATGTTGTGGCTGAAGGAGGAAAGGAAGCGATCACGCGTTATCAGGTGTTGCGCTCGAATGATAAATATACATTGTTGGAGTTGAACCTGGAAACCGGCCGGAAGAATCAGATCCGTGCTCAAATGGAATATATCGGGCATCCGATTGCGGGAGATTACAAATATGGAGCCGAAACGGATCCGACAGGCCGACTGATGCTTCATGCGCAGCGGTTGTATTTTATTCATCCGGAAACCGGCGAGGAGATGCGTTTTGATACGCGTATTCCGGATTCATTCAAATCACTGACAAGTAAAAACTGA
- a CDS encoding protein-disulfide reductase DsbD family protein, giving the protein MKRFLCLWLLTLVAWVGQAQILTPVKWKIKLDDSESVEKTLTFTATIDNGWHLYDMNLPEGGPVSTSFAFETVKGAKLIGEPIASKEATTVFDEQFNMNLRWFAKNVTFTQKIEVTDPKGLKLEGYVEFMACNDENCLPPEKEEFSFDKKSIDVNKTLAALEAKSDTSPADELVADTSAEEVKEEVAATEENQPAALVKPMESQSVGPSDLWEPVIEELKAFGDATITAADHSLLFIFFAGFLGGLVALLTPCVWPMIPMTVSFFLKRTKDRKKAIRDAMTYGASIIVIYLVMGLLITGLFGASALNDLSTNAIFNIIFFLLLVLFAVSFFGAFELVLPSSWTNKLDSKADSTTGIISIFFMSFTLVLVSFSCTGPIIGTLLVQAASMGTAIGPAIGMFGFALALSIPFSLFAIFPNMLQNMPKSGGWLNSVKVVLGFLELALALKFLSVADLAYGWRLLDREVFIVLWIAIFALLGFYLLGKIKFSHDSDLKYVSVPRLFMSIISFAFAIYMIPGLWGAPLKAISAFAPPLYTQDFNLYNSEVHAAFDDYELGMEYARKNNKPVMIDFSGYGCVNCRKMEASVWTDARVKDLLEKDYVLITLMVDDKTKLPEPIQIEENGKKRTLKTVGDKWSYLQRSKFGANAQPFYVTLDGNGKPLGPSYAFNEDVSLYIQFLENGLKQFKSK; this is encoded by the coding sequence ATGAAGAGATTTTTATGTTTATGGTTGCTGACTTTGGTCGCATGGGTTGGGCAAGCGCAGATATTAACGCCTGTCAAGTGGAAGATTAAACTGGATGATTCCGAATCGGTTGAAAAGACATTAACCTTTACGGCTACGATCGACAATGGCTGGCATTTATATGATATGAACCTTCCTGAAGGAGGACCTGTTTCAACTTCGTTTGCTTTTGAAACGGTAAAAGGCGCCAAATTAATCGGCGAGCCGATAGCCTCGAAGGAAGCGACAACTGTATTCGATGAGCAGTTTAACATGAATCTGCGTTGGTTTGCCAAGAATGTAACCTTTACGCAGAAGATCGAGGTGACCGATCCAAAAGGTCTAAAGCTGGAAGGTTACGTTGAATTTATGGCATGTAATGATGAAAACTGCCTGCCTCCGGAAAAAGAAGAATTCTCATTTGATAAGAAAAGCATTGATGTAAATAAGACTTTAGCGGCGTTGGAGGCGAAATCTGACACAAGTCCGGCAGACGAACTTGTGGCTGATACATCTGCTGAGGAAGTGAAAGAAGAAGTAGCGGCGACAGAAGAGAACCAGCCTGCCGCTTTGGTCAAGCCTATGGAGTCTCAATCGGTTGGTCCTTCTGATTTATGGGAACCGGTGATTGAGGAGCTGAAAGCTTTTGGGGATGCGACAATTACGGCAGCTGATCACAGTTTGTTGTTTATTTTCTTTGCCGGATTCTTGGGTGGTCTGGTTGCATTATTGACTCCTTGTGTCTGGCCGATGATCCCGATGACGGTTAGTTTCTTCCTGAAGCGTACCAAAGACCGGAAGAAAGCCATTCGGGATGCTATGACGTATGGCGCATCAATTATTGTTATCTACCTGGTAATGGGTTTGCTGATTACAGGTCTGTTCGGGGCAAGTGCTTTGAATGATTTGTCGACCAATGCCATTTTCAATATTATTTTCTTCTTGTTGTTGGTCTTGTTCGCTGTTTCTTTCTTTGGAGCCTTCGAATTGGTATTGCCTTCGTCGTGGACCAACAAGCTGGACAGCAAGGCCGATTCTACAACCGGTATTATCAGCATCTTCTTTATGTCGTTTACGCTGGTGCTGGTTTCCTTCTCTTGTACGGGTCCGATTATTGGTACATTGCTGGTACAGGCGGCTTCGATGGGTACAGCTATCGGACCGGCTATCGGAATGTTCGGCTTTGCTTTGGCTTTATCTATTCCGTTCAGTCTGTTTGCCATCTTCCCGAATATGTTGCAGAATATGCCGAAATCAGGTGGCTGGCTTAACTCTGTCAAGGTAGTCTTAGGTTTCCTGGAATTGGCTTTGGCTTTGAAGTTCTTGTCGGTAGCTGATTTGGCTTATGGCTGGCGTCTGCTCGATCGTGAAGTCTTTATCGTTTTGTGGATAGCCATCTTTGCCTTACTCGGATTCTATCTGTTGGGAAAAATCAAGTTCAGTCATGACAGTGACTTGAAGTATGTTTCTGTTCCCCGGTTATTTATGTCAATTATCTCGTTTGCCTTTGCTATTTATATGATTCCCGGTTTGTGGGGTGCGCCGTTGAAAGCAATCAGTGCTTTTGCTCCGCCTTTATATACGCAGGATTTCAACTTATATAATAGTGAAGTACACGCGGCCTTTGACGATTATGAGTTGGGAATGGAATATGCGCGGAAGAACAATAAGCCGGTTATGATAGATTTCTCTGGTTACGGTTGTGTCAACTGCCGTAAGATGGAGGCTTCGGTTTGGACGGATGCACGGGTGAAAGACTTACTGGAAAAGGATTATGTGCTGATCACTTTGATGGTGGATGACAAGACGAAGCTGCCGGAACCTATCCAGATAGAAGAAAATGGCAAGAAACGTACATTAAAGACGGTAGGAGACAAGTGGAGCTACTTGCAGCGGAGTAAGTTTGGTGCCAATGCCCAGCCGTTCTATGTGACGCTCGATGGCAACGGAAAACCACTCGGGCCGTCGTATGCGTTTAACGAGGATGTTTCACTATATATTCAGTTCCTCGAAAACGGATTGAAGCAGTTTAAATCAAAATAA
- the mazG gene encoding nucleoside triphosphate pyrophosphohydrolase, giving the protein MNSTRSEKLEAFGRLLDILDELRVKCPWDRKQTNESLRTNTIEETYELCEALMRDDQVNIKKELGDLLLHIVFYAKIGDEKGEFDIKDVCDSLCDKLIFRHPHVFGNVEADTAGKVEQNWEQLKLKEKGGNKTVLAGVPASLPSIVKAHRIQDKARNIGFDWEEREQVWDKVNEEFNELKAEINKMDADKMEAEFGDLFFSLINAARLYKINPDNALERTNLKFIRRFNYLEEKAKEEGRSLKDMTLAEMDAIWNEAKAKGL; this is encoded by the coding sequence ATGAATAGTACAAGAAGTGAAAAGCTGGAAGCATTCGGCCGGTTGCTGGATATTCTGGATGAATTGCGGGTGAAATGCCCGTGGGATCGTAAGCAGACAAATGAAAGCCTGCGTACCAATACGATTGAAGAAACCTATGAGCTTTGTGAGGCTTTGATGCGCGACGATCAGGTGAACATCAAGAAAGAGTTGGGCGATTTGTTGTTGCATATTGTCTTTTATGCCAAGATAGGAGATGAGAAAGGTGAGTTTGATATCAAGGATGTTTGCGACAGTTTGTGCGATAAGCTGATCTTCCGTCATCCGCATGTGTTTGGAAACGTAGAAGCAGATACGGCCGGAAAGGTGGAGCAGAACTGGGAACAGCTGAAGTTGAAAGAAAAAGGTGGAAACAAGACGGTATTAGCCGGTGTGCCGGCTTCGTTGCCTTCAATAGTCAAAGCGCATCGGATACAGGATAAGGCCCGTAACATCGGTTTTGACTGGGAAGAACGTGAGCAGGTATGGGATAAGGTGAACGAAGAATTCAATGAGCTGAAGGCAGAAATAAATAAAATGGACGCCGACAAGATGGAAGCCGAATTCGGTGATTTGTTCTTTAGCCTGATCAATGCAGCTCGTCTGTACAAGATCAATCCGGATAATGCACTGGAAAGAACCAATCTGAAATTTATTCGCCGGTTCAATTATTTGGAAGAGAAGGCGAAGGAAGAGGGACGTTCATTGAAAGATATGACTTTAGCTGAAATGGACGCGATCTGGAATGAAGCAAAAGCCAAAGGCTTATAA
- a CDS encoding RNA polymerase sigma factor: MLNIEKDIAAHLQDPEKRRKAFSQVVSLYGEKLYWQIRKMVLNHEDADDLLQNTFLKAWTNLDYFRGEAKISTWLFKIAINECITFLNKQRTQNNISIDDADVFLLERLRSDEYFCGDDIQRKLQEAIALLPDKQRLVFNMKYFDDMKYEEMSEILGTSVGALKASYHHAVKKVEEYLTKDV, translated from the coding sequence ATGCTAAATATAGAAAAAGATATTGCAGCCCATCTTCAGGATCCGGAAAAGCGAAGAAAAGCTTTTTCGCAAGTTGTATCGTTATATGGAGAGAAGCTGTACTGGCAAATTCGGAAAATGGTGCTCAATCATGAAGATGCCGACGACTTGTTGCAGAATACATTCCTCAAGGCATGGACAAACCTCGATTATTTCAGGGGAGAGGCCAAAATATCTACCTGGCTTTTCAAAATAGCCATTAACGAATGTATCACATTTCTGAACAAACAGCGCACACAGAATAATATCTCCATTGATGATGCAGACGTATTTCTGCTCGAACGGCTAAGAAGTGATGAATACTTTTGTGGTGATGACATCCAGCGGAAATTACAAGAAGCGATTGCCCTGTTGCCCGACAAGCAACGACTTGTATTCAATATGAAATATTTTGATGACATGAAATATGAAGAGATGTCGGAAATTTTAGGAACATCTGTCGGTGCCCTAAAAGCTTCCTACCATCATGCCGTCAAAAAAGTCGAGGAATATTTAACAAAAGATGTTTAA
- a CDS encoding 30S ribosomal protein S16 — translation MATRIRLQRHGRKGYAFYQIVVADSRAPRDGRFIERIGSYNPNTNPATVDLNFDRALYWLQVGAQPTDTARNILSREGVCLKKHLLEGVKKGAFDEAKAEEKFQAWKQSKQASFEAIKNKDAEAAKAAKAARLEAEKEVNKVKAEALAQKKAEKAAAEAAKQAEAAAETTAEEAPAESAE, via the coding sequence ATGGCAACAAGAATTAGATTACAAAGACACGGTCGCAAAGGTTATGCCTTTTATCAGATCGTAGTTGCAGACAGCAGGGCTCCACGTGATGGAAGATTTATTGAAAGGATAGGTTCTTATAATCCGAACACTAATCCTGCTACAGTAGATTTGAACTTCGATAGAGCTTTGTATTGGTTGCAGGTAGGTGCTCAGCCAACAGATACAGCACGTAACATTCTTTCTCGCGAAGGTGTTTGCTTGAAGAAACACTTATTGGAAGGTGTAAAGAAGGGTGCGTTCGACGAAGCTAAGGCTGAAGAAAAGTTCCAGGCATGGAAACAGAGCAAGCAGGCTTCTTTCGAAGCTATCAAGAACAAAGACGCTGAAGCTGCTAAGGCTGCTAAGGCTGCTCGTTTGGAAGCTGAAAAAGAAGTAAACAAAGTAAAAGCTGAAGCGCTAGCTCAGAAGAAAGCTGAAAAGGCTGCTGCTGAAGCTGCAAAACAGGCAGAAGCTGCTGCTGAAACAACTGCTGAAGAAGCACCGGCTGAAAGCGCAGAATAA
- the trxA gene encoding thioredoxin yields the protein MRKLRNSLFILTVCAAFSCSMSAKPDKANEDTAKATTETTTTAEGEVVNITKAEFLTKIFNYEKSPNKWVYEGNKPCIIDFYADWCGPCKAVAPILKELASEYKGKIIIYKINVDKEKELAGAFGIRSIPTMLFVPQTGTPMMSQGALPKEELVKQIDSFLLKK from the coding sequence ATGCGCAAATTAAGAAACTCTCTGTTTATACTGACAGTATGTGCTGCTTTCAGTTGCTCGATGTCGGCAAAACCGGATAAGGCAAATGAAGACACGGCTAAAGCAACGACTGAAACAACAACTACGGCCGAAGGAGAAGTGGTAAATATCACAAAGGCTGAATTTCTTACGAAAATATTTAATTACGAAAAGAGTCCCAATAAATGGGTTTACGAAGGGAACAAACCTTGTATCATCGACTTTTATGCAGACTGGTGCGGTCCTTGTAAGGCGGTGGCTCCGATCTTAAAGGAACTGGCATCCGAATACAAAGGCAAGATCATTATCTACAAAATAAATGTGGATAAAGAAAAAGAATTAGCCGGAGCTTTTGGTATAAGAAGCATACCAACGATGCTGTTCGTTCCTCAGACGGGAACACCGATGATGTCGCAAGGCGCACTTCCTAAAGAAGAATTGGTTAAACAAATTGATAGTTTCTTATTGAAGAAATAA
- a CDS encoding carbohydrate porin — MVRKIIVCLTMTVAAIGSHRLVAQSLVLNDVTELETNFHKGFKWINLLRTELSIPVNNQIAFELASFSVSKSSDTYIANDLQTFSNIDAGNIPWTLAVLGINWQMKNSSLFIGIRNINEDYFTSPCTALFTNSSCGIFPTISANYPIANYPEASVGIDYKLNMNKWFLETSIYNGTGHHNLSGKENLFRFCPQTDGIFSITSLNYQNYGNSYFMGIALYNGMYPCNEVGIQEETIKTQKKGMSATLWTYAEQTLVPQVKVLAQYSFSTQRNKGCRYYLGSGLILYTTRSEGGLFIDYADFSSMGECACEITWKFPCLKNGYLQPALHFIKNTYGQNLVGMIRFGYNLSWNAHKSKSAF; from the coding sequence ATGGTGAGAAAAATAATTGTATGTTTAACGATGACGGTAGCTGCAATTGGCAGCCACCGCCTCGTTGCCCAGAGTTTGGTTCTGAACGATGTAACAGAATTAGAGACAAATTTCCACAAAGGATTTAAATGGATCAATCTGCTTCGGACAGAGCTAAGCATTCCTGTCAATAATCAGATAGCGTTTGAATTAGCATCTTTCAGTGTATCAAAGAGCAGTGATACATACATCGCAAATGATTTACAGACTTTTTCAAATATCGACGCAGGAAACATACCGTGGACACTGGCTGTTCTTGGCATCAATTGGCAGATGAAAAATTCATCTCTCTTCATCGGGATACGTAATATTAACGAAGACTATTTTACGTCACCATGTACTGCCTTGTTTACAAACAGTTCCTGTGGTATTTTTCCTACTATTTCGGCTAATTATCCAATAGCCAATTACCCAGAGGCTTCAGTTGGAATAGATTATAAACTAAACATGAATAAATGGTTTCTCGAAACCTCTATTTACAACGGAACCGGGCATCATAATTTATCAGGTAAAGAAAACCTATTCCGCTTTTGCCCGCAAACAGACGGAATATTCAGTATCACTTCCTTAAATTATCAAAACTATGGCAACAGTTATTTTATGGGTATTGCTTTATATAACGGGATGTATCCTTGTAATGAAGTGGGAATCCAAGAAGAAACAATCAAGACACAAAAGAAAGGGATGAGCGCTACCCTATGGACTTATGCAGAACAAACATTAGTTCCCCAAGTGAAAGTATTGGCTCAATATTCATTCAGTACCCAAAGAAACAAAGGATGCCGGTATTATCTCGGTAGTGGTTTGATCTTATATACAACCCGATCAGAAGGAGGTCTCTTTATCGACTATGCAGATTTTTCTTCTATGGGAGAATGTGCTTGCGAAATTACCTGGAAATTTCCTTGTCTGAAAAACGGATACTTGCAACCAGCCTTGCACTTCATTAAAAACACATACGGGCAAAACCTGGTCGGCATGATTCGATTCGGTTATAATCTGAGCTGGAATGCGCATAAATCCAAATCAGCTTTCTGA
- the mgtA gene encoding magnesium-translocating P-type ATPase, with translation MWKKKKQKEQSSFNTEKVFLAATQPLGSVFSYFQTCRIGLTSEEVEKRLARYGKNEVEHEQKKNPFSTFIKAFINPFIGVLTGLVVISFFLDILLADPGEQDWTAIIIISTMVISSAILRFYQEWKANLSSEALLKMVTNTCYVKRSGTSDEEINIANLVPGDIVNIAAGDMIPADIRITEAKDLFVSQSSLTGESDPIEKHAEIKEGKYHKGSVIELDNICFMGSNVVSGSATGIVFETGNNTYLGTIAKSIAGHRAATAFDKGISKVSFLLIRFMLVMIPFVFLVNGLTKGDWLEAFIFAISVAVGLTPEMLPMIVTANLAKGAVAMSKKKTIVKDLNAIQNFGAMNILCTDKTGTLTCDQIVLEKYINADGSSDNDKRILRHAYFNSFFQTGLKNLMDKAILSHIKELGLEYLKEDYKKVDEIPFDFTRRRMSVVVEDKQEKRQIITKGAVEEMLEICSHAEFDGSVHPFTSALKKKAQEISLQMNKQGMRVLAIAHKSYLSKASDFCIEDEQDMVLIGFLAFLDPPKQSAARAIKQLHEYGIEVKILSGDNDAVVQTIARQVGIDTGNALTGIELEAMNEEQQHKAVRETTVFSKLTPMQKTQIITLLQDQQNTVGFLGDGINDAAALRQSDIGISVDSAVDIAKESADIILLEKDLMVLEDGVLEGRKTFGNITKYIKMTASSNFGNMFSVMAASAFLPFLPMLPIHLLIQNLLYDISQTTIPFDRMDADYLKSPRKWEASDLSRFMVFIGPISSIFDILTYLVMWYVFSCNSIGQQTLFQSGWFIEGLLSQTLIVHMIRTRKIPFFQSCASWQVTGMTFLVMAIGILIPFSPIGHSIGLEPLPLSYFPWLIGILLSYCILTQIIKNWYIKRFVKWL, from the coding sequence ATGTGGAAGAAAAAGAAACAAAAAGAGCAATCCTCTTTTAACACAGAAAAGGTATTTTTAGCTGCTACTCAGCCATTAGGTTCTGTCTTCAGTTATTTCCAGACCTGCCGGATCGGATTAACTTCCGAAGAGGTAGAAAAAAGGTTAGCCCGCTACGGAAAGAACGAAGTAGAACACGAACAGAAAAAGAATCCGTTCTCAACCTTCATCAAGGCTTTCATTAATCCGTTTATCGGCGTACTGACCGGACTGGTTGTTATTTCCTTTTTCCTGGACATTCTATTGGCCGATCCAGGAGAACAAGACTGGACTGCCATTATTATCATTTCAACCATGGTAATATCCAGCGCCATTCTCCGATTTTATCAGGAATGGAAAGCCAACTTGTCAAGCGAAGCTCTGTTGAAGATGGTAACAAACACCTGTTATGTTAAACGAAGCGGTACCAGCGATGAAGAAATAAACATTGCGAATCTGGTTCCGGGCGATATCGTTAACATAGCAGCAGGCGATATGATTCCGGCAGATATCCGTATCACAGAAGCGAAAGACCTGTTTGTCAGCCAATCGTCACTCACAGGAGAATCAGACCCTATCGAGAAACATGCCGAAATAAAAGAAGGGAAATATCATAAAGGAAGCGTCATTGAGTTAGACAACATCTGTTTCATGGGTTCGAATGTCGTCAGCGGATCCGCGACAGGTATTGTGTTCGAGACAGGGAACAATACTTATTTGGGAACTATTGCCAAAAGCATCGCCGGTCATCGTGCTGCTACTGCCTTCGATAAAGGAATCAGCAAGGTCAGTTTTCTGTTGATCCGCTTCATGCTGGTTATGATTCCTTTTGTTTTCCTCGTGAATGGACTAACCAAAGGAGACTGGCTGGAAGCTTTCATCTTTGCGATTTCGGTAGCAGTTGGATTAACGCCTGAAATGTTACCCATGATTGTTACGGCGAATCTTGCCAAAGGAGCCGTGGCGATGTCGAAGAAGAAGACCATCGTAAAAGATTTGAATGCCATTCAAAACTTCGGAGCCATGAATATTCTCTGTACAGATAAGACCGGAACACTTACCTGCGACCAGATTGTATTGGAGAAATATATCAACGCCGATGGCAGCAGTGATAACGACAAACGTATTTTACGACATGCTTATTTCAATAGTTTCTTCCAGACAGGACTAAAGAATCTGATGGATAAAGCCATTCTTTCACACATCAAAGAACTGGGCCTGGAATATCTGAAAGAAGATTATAAGAAAGTTGATGAAATACCATTCGACTTCACCCGTCGTAGAATGTCGGTCGTCGTTGAAGACAAACAAGAGAAAAGACAAATTATTACCAAAGGAGCCGTAGAAGAAATGCTGGAAATATGTTCACATGCCGAATTCGACGGTTCGGTTCATCCTTTTACTTCCGCCCTGAAAAAGAAGGCTCAGGAAATCAGTTTGCAAATGAATAAACAAGGTATGCGCGTTCTTGCCATTGCCCATAAAAGCTATTTGAGCAAGGCTTCCGATTTCTGCATCGAGGATGAACAAGACATGGTATTAATAGGTTTCCTGGCATTCTTGGATCCACCTAAACAATCAGCGGCAAGAGCCATCAAACAGCTACATGAATATGGAATAGAGGTTAAAATATTATCCGGAGACAACGATGCAGTCGTACAAACCATTGCCCGGCAAGTAGGCATCGACACCGGTAATGCTCTAACAGGCATTGAGCTGGAAGCCATGAACGAAGAACAACAACATAAGGCAGTCCGTGAGACAACAGTCTTTTCCAAGCTCACACCTATGCAGAAGACACAGATTATCACGTTACTTCAAGACCAACAAAATACGGTTGGCTTCTTAGGCGATGGTATTAATGACGCTGCAGCTCTCCGCCAGTCGGATATTGGTATTTCAGTCGATTCGGCAGTTGATATTGCCAAAGAAAGCGCCGACATCATTTTGCTGGAAAAAGATCTGATGGTATTGGAAGACGGAGTCTTGGAAGGCAGAAAGACATTTGGGAATATCACCAAATATATTAAGATGACGGCCAGTTCCAATTTCGGAAACATGTTCAGTGTTATGGCTGCCAGTGCATTTCTTCCGTTCTTGCCCATGCTCCCGATACACTTGCTTATTCAGAATTTATTATATGATATCTCACAAACAACCATTCCTTTTGACCGGATGGATGCAGACTACCTGAAGAGTCCTCGTAAATGGGAAGCTTCTGATTTGAGCCGATTCATGGTATTTATCGGTCCGATCAGTTCCATCTTTGACATCTTGACTTACCTCGTCATGTGGTATGTATTCAGCTGCAACAGTATCGGACAACAGACGTTATTCCAATCCGGCTGGTTTATCGAAGGGCTTCTTTCGCAAACTTTAATTGTACATATGATCCGTACCCGAAAGATTCCATTCTTCCAGAGCTGTGCCTCCTGGCAAGTAACGGGCATGACTTTCCTGGTCATGGCAATCGGTATCCTGATACCTTTCTCTCCTATCGGACATTCCATTGGATTAGAGCCGTTACCGCTGAGTTATTTCCCCTGGTTAATAGGAATCTTGTTATCCTACTGCATCCTGACTCAAATTATCAAGAACTGGTATATCAAACGATTTGTAAAATGGCTATAA
- a CDS encoding HAMP domain-containing sensor histidine kinase translates to MKIRTALTLKNTGATATVFLLCMLMIYFVSEHTRSTTFFHDLRGEAITKAHLFLQNQVDAQTMQSIYLNNRQFINEVEVAVYTTDFRMLYHDAIQNDIIKEDRAMINRILQEKEIEFYIGKYQGLGMLYSFQGKDYIVTAAAYDGYGYNNLYELQKTLSVLFIVGLTLLFIVGYLLARFSLKPIRDIVQEAETITSSQMDRRLPVKNEKDELGELSITFNALLDRLETSFNSQKMFVSNVSHEMRTPLAALIAELDLSLQKERTEQQYKEAIQHALQDARRMTKLIDGLLNLAKADYQKEQIKMQEIRLDELLLDVREYILKAHPEYNIHLLFVEEDADDDRLITVKGNLYLLNIAFSNLIENNCKYSADKSSFVQISYWDKWSIIRLSDDGIGMTDTEKEKLFTLFYRGEQEKQVEGHGIGMALSQKIIHLHQGSIAVHSQQGEGTTFIIELPHI, encoded by the coding sequence ATGAAAATACGTACGGCTCTCACACTCAAGAATACCGGAGCAACAGCAACGGTCTTTCTGCTCTGTATGCTGATGATTTACTTCGTCAGTGAACATACCCGCAGTACAACATTCTTTCATGACCTGAGAGGCGAAGCCATTACCAAAGCCCACTTGTTTCTTCAGAACCAGGTGGATGCTCAGACCATGCAATCCATTTACCTCAACAACAGGCAATTCATCAACGAAGTAGAAGTAGCTGTCTATACAACCGATTTTCGGATGCTTTATCATGATGCCATACAGAATGACATCATAAAAGAAGATAGGGCGATGATAAACCGTATCTTGCAAGAAAAAGAGATAGAATTCTATATCGGCAAATACCAAGGACTCGGTATGCTTTACTCGTTTCAGGGAAAAGACTATATCGTTACAGCCGCCGCTTACGACGGTTACGGCTACAACAACTTATACGAATTGCAGAAGACATTGTCTGTCCTTTTCATTGTAGGACTGACCTTGCTCTTTATCGTTGGTTACTTGTTGGCCCGTTTTTCCCTGAAACCTATCAGAGATATCGTGCAGGAAGCTGAGACGATTACCAGTTCACAAATGGACCGACGTTTACCGGTCAAGAACGAAAAAGACGAACTGGGCGAACTGAGCATTACATTCAATGCCTTGCTGGACCGGTTGGAAACCTCATTCAACTCGCAAAAGATGTTCGTCAGTAATGTTTCCCATGAAATGCGGACACCGTTGGCAGCCCTGATTGCCGAACTGGATTTGTCTTTACAAAAGGAAAGAACCGAACAGCAATACAAAGAAGCCATTCAGCATGCATTACAGGATGCCCGAAGAATGACAAAACTCATTGACGGCCTTCTTAATCTGGCCAAAGCCGACTATCAGAAAGAACAGATCAAGATGCAGGAAATCCGTTTGGATGAACTTCTGCTCGACGTCCGGGAATATATCCTGAAAGCTCATCCGGAGTACAATATACATCTCTTGTTCGTAGAAGAAGATGCGGACGACGACCGCCTGATTACAGTCAAGGGGAATTTATATCTGCTCAACATTGCCTTTTCCAATTTAATAGAAAATAACTGTAAATACTCGGCTGATAAATCATCGTTCGTCCAAATTTCTTATTGGGATAAATGGAGTATCATCCGTCTTTCCGACGATGGCATTGGCATGACGGATACCGAGAAAGAAAAACTCTTTACCTTATTCTACCGGGGAGAACAGGAAAAGCAAGTAGAAGGACACGGCATCGGGATGGCTTTATCTCAAAAGATCATCCATCTTCACCAAGGAAGCATTGCCGTGCATTCCCAACAAGGCGAAGGAACGACCTTTATCATCGAACTACCGCATATCTAA